The window CAACAAGCCGGAGCTTGCTAGAGAGCACCACAACGGCGGCACCAGTGAGAGCACGGGCACGAAGGCGCCAACCAGGGGCACCGCAGCACGGAGGCGCCACCCAGGGGCACCACCGCGCCACGGCACATCCAGCACCGCCGGCGACGTGGGCACATCCAGCACCACCGCGCCACGGCACATCCAGCACCGCCGGCGACGTGGGCACATCCAGCACCACCGCGCCACGGCACATCCCACAACAACAACCACGACACATTCAAGTTGTGAAGTGCCATTCATGTGTCACTAACATGTGGCCCCAGGGCACTTTTTAGGTATACATCTTTCTGTGGTACCAAGTTAAAAATAATCTTGGTACTAGTTGGCCCCAGACGGACAGAGGTCAGGTTTCTGAATATAGCAATGAGCTGCTTCGGAGGTTCTGGCTGAATCCAAATCTGCAGCAAGAACATACATGCACAACTGAAACTGGTAGAGAAGACATGGTATGACGATGCAGAAGATTTATATTTAAGTGGTGCGCAGAAATTAAGTATACCATTTGGTACCCAAAACACAGAGTCAGTGTTGACAGGTTCCTGGCACCAACACTCGTTGACAGGCATTCGCTAAGCGCGAATGGCTCTTGCCATGCCTTGGCTTTAGAAGCGAGTACTAAACCGCGAAGCTCAGGAACGTAGCCAAAGCGCACTGGAGGGTTATTGAAGAGCCAACATTTGCACTCCACTTGTCTAAGCTTGGGGACAGAGACGAGCTCGATCCGTGTGCACAAAAGGCCGATGAACTCAAGCTCCTGGAGCTCAGAGCATGGCACATCGATCTTGAGCGTGGAGTGCAGATCAAGCAGTCTGCAGAATCTCAAGCTGAGGTGCCTGAGCCTACTGCAAGTGCTAATGAGGTCAGGTGAGGGGAAGACGTGTAGAAGCTGAGGACGAGCACCTTGAGGGCACCACTCTCGCACACTCCCTCGGCGGGAGGCACCCGAGTGAGCAAGGCCCGCGCCGCGCCCGTGAACGCGTCCATGACCTGGAGCGATGTGGCGCCGCGGAAGTGACCGGCGTCAAGGTGCACGAGCGAGAGGTGGCTGGGGAGGTGCCGCCACCGCGTGGAGAGCGCGCCGGCGCGGACCGCCTCGTGCAGGTGGAGGCGCTCGAGGATgtcgaggaggaggtggtcgggGAGGGCGCTGATTCCGTCCTCGCCGACGTGGCCGGCGTTGCGCTTGGGCGGCGGCGACTCCATGGTCCCGACCGATTGACTGAAACCCTAGCTCGAATCAATGCGCCCCAGGCGGCGGCCTCCTGTTCGAGGTCGCGGCTCCCTCACCTTGTGCCTGCCGCGCGATCCGGTGGCGAGGCCCGCCAGGAGGTCGGTGGCGCCGCCCGCGGCATCCCCGGGGCGCCGGTCCCAGGCGACGGAGACGGAGAGCGGGTGCGAGGAGTCCGGGCAGCGGccccgcggggcctcggcgggcGCCCGGGAGAGGGAGACCGCGGCGGCGAGGAACCCGGCGAGGCCGAAGAGGAGGCAGGCCGCGGAGACGGCCGGCGAGGAGAGGAGGTGGCGGAGCGAggagcggcgggggcggcggtgggtgCGGATCTGGTGGGCCTcggggaggggagagagggagagaagagatAACGGCGGGGGGACAGAGGGAGAGAAGAGATAACGTGCGGTGGGGGTGTGGATCTGGTTTGCCGTCCGCTGTtttgtctctttgccgtctgctagcagacggcaaagtgggGGCGGTTTTTTTCCGTAAACGGCTCGTTAGtggggggccacctctctctttgccgtccgccagctgacggcaaagattctttgccgtccgccagctgacggcaaagaactgacTGATGGCAAAGGCCTGTTTTGCTGTCTGccattttctttgccgtctgcttttgggtagctgatggcaaagaccttctttgccatccgctagcagacggcaaagagctggcagatggcaaattagctgattccagtagtgtgtggtttgcttcatgattcatgcaattcattcatcatgctagcttgagccctttaattactaattttcattgtttctctctttcaggcacgccacaataaggtggataaggtgccagaggtgtacgacctgtatgccatggcccacactggctctttcaagaaagtcaaggctttctctcactctgacctcgatgatgcaaacaacttcaccaacatctcctcccacaacaagctcatgagatatagagatgaggggaaggcgaggaaaggggaggactttaaaccgagccagggtcccattgatccagagctggtgatgatatctggtggcgggaggtcccatggctccatagccattggagatggacttatccgttgtcctagcactctcccgcagatcaaggcgcgccagtcgagctccgctcctgagataaggcctcgtgaacggccagtgcaactcgccatcaaggttagtgatacgtactcagttatctttctccattacattgtgtgcgcttccatcaatgattacaaatggtcatgtgagtggtgttgcaggctgctatacagactgagagagatagaacggagaaacttctggcggaggtggcggagaggcagcgggagatggaggagaggacgagaaagatgatggaggaggagagggcacggaatgacatgcaggcaagggccatgtacgagctccttgtggtaagtttcttctgcagattacttgctagtcttaacatttgagtctcattactaactagtatgactctgttctgaaaaccaaatgtgcagtctgtgtgcgagaagtccggtcagcccgctccgccgatgccagtgattgctcctgggagcacggtgagtttagtttgaatggaaattacttggtagtcttaacatttgagtgtcgtaatgctaacgagacattggaaatgatctttggtgcagcttaactccagaaacgcatcgcacgatccttctccaggtagcggcactagccaccccgctcctacatctccctgatcacggtaagtttctctagtgttttgcttaacaaatgcataaagacctagacctagctttatttcctccaatatgcttaccataatgacctagagttagcttattttcctccaaaatgacccattttacctaggttagcttataaatgatgcagttcatccaagttagctcaaaaatgatccattttacctacattagctcctaaatgatccattttacctacgttagctttaaaatggcccatttcacctaggttaactccaaaatgacccatcttacctaggttatctcataaacgatccatttcaactaatttagctcataaacgatccatttgacctaagtgagctaaaaaacgatccatttcacctaaattagctcttaaatgatccatttcacctaagttagctcaaaaagatccatttcaactaaattagctctaaaatgacccattttacgtagatgagctcctaaatgatccattttacctacattagctttaaaatgacccatttcacctaggttagctccaaaatgacccatttcacctaggttagctccaaaatgacccatttcaccttacttagctcaaaaacgatgcccttcaccttagttagctcataaacgacccatttcaactaagttagctcataaatgatccatttcaactaagttagctcataaatgatccatttcaactaagttagctcataaacaacccatttcaacttagttagctcatatatgatccatttcacctaagttagctcataaatgacatatacttcttgttctagtcttcttcttgttctagtcacctatttctaactttcttatttaccattttgcagatttcattcacttcatggaagctagcttgctatgatggagtgcttgcttttcctttgatgaaactttgcattgtatctagcttgctatgatggaacttgctatcttcatgaaacattgcattgtaatatatatatatggatggaacaatgtgtatggatggaactttcttatgtatgaacaatgtgtatggatgaaactgatgtgatatgtgatatgaaacttatgtgctggatatgtgctggatatgtgttggatatgtgatatgaaacttatatattttctgtgcaaattgtgggatttaataaaaaacagaaaaaacagacaatatgcaggctctttgccgtctgccaccgacggcaaagagctctttgccgtctgccgcggacggcaaagaagccgcgtggcagccaactgtgcttcctgggagctgacccatttggtcagtttgcctacagtggcagacggcaaagactttgccgtccgtggcagacggcaaagaacctgcactttgccgtcagtggcagacggcaaagaacctgccatctagtgacgtgtagatgacatcataaggcggacggcaaagaccagacaaattttgccgtctgcggcggacggcaaaggtctgccgttagccacttaacggactgacagcgcaattattgccgtccccctctttgccgtccgccgcagacggcaaagagcctttgccgtccgccgccaggaagcagacggcaaagcagctgtttaccgtagccttctttgccggagccttttgccgtccgcggctgacggcaaaggtctttgccgtccgcctttcgagcctttgccgtccgccgtggcagacggcaaagaagctgtttcctgtagtggtaggtcgcttcagcctggattagcagtcctgcgttggtctcgacattgacagtagctggccctccccagagaatcacttgtggttcaaagcaagcgtttccaacgccgaggattggttgagttgaagttcatttcattgcttgttatttgttgtgtgatgaaaactttagtatttataatgtatcctcattgtcgttgtgggttgatgacctgttgtatgtaataaaatgacaTGCCTGTGATAAgtttactaaatttatgaatggctttcgagtcgcttctctgagggggtgctgcgacgaggcaaaaaaatattttctgaatacataattgtacgtgcattgcaacaggttatcggatgaggccaatcaacaatagtacactatgtgtactagcttcacatgctgcactatctctacatctacgtacgtaatacaacaagttttaaacttgagaccagccacccatcctcacaaagaacactttttaacctagcacagactctaggaaatttggccacagtgtgaggtgggccatatgttaatgtgttcgttgtacgtaaccagcacctcgaatccttgATACTACTAGTACtgtaagtagtaggagtagtagggtggcatgggctaGAACAAgaattcacgtccaggagtacagcacacgccaccagcacgatttccatctgacaccatatttcttggagtccgtgctacaacaatctcttcaacctcgtcgtttctctaactcagccatcgcgcggcgggcgaggtgggggtttgccgatagtcggtttcctcaactgcggtcccacttgtaaggccaactccaacgcacgaccccaaacggaccttcATTTTGctcggattctgtccgtttgggtagggcaacggggtcgtgtccgggccatttctcggatgtgGTGGCCGTGCACCGAACGCacggacgcatcccggccgcgtacatttttcttgcaaacacatatctttttttcatcattgattttttggtacatggaaatacatcaccaaaattttgactagaaaagcaagaccaaagaaaacaagaaccacaagaatacattttagaagatatccaacttccataactgctcctgtaagttggattagtgccttctcgatgcattcattgttgatctgcggaggctcgatcttgcgtgcttctttcttcttcgagtgtaaagaagtagacgtgtctagcctctattctatcaacaagtgctctagtctcatctctagcctctatgctagctaaaagtgctagaacatctactaaattgcactctatcaatatatcggtgtactcttcttcccaataccaaaacttgcatccattctacacaataaaattttaagtcagcacaactagtctaatccgagagcacaactgaagatttggtcgagttcttcctccttttgccgacacgtgggacatccagcatccaggtcgtgtcatgcaagaaaatagagtggtagttgaaaccacgtgatgtgcatcttggttTAAACTgcaaatagaatcttactactcttgagtaactccaaaagcggccactgaagaactttattggatttgtttttcatcaccagcacgtcgaggtgaaagatgtgcaggttcagtgggtcctcttgcgttttcacttacatgtgggaccgcatatgagcaaatagacgatgggctccgcgcgtctgctggctggctgagaagagagatagaggagggctgagcacggactccaggaaatttgttctacgtaaccagcacctcgatatagtggggtggcatgggccataactaacattcatgtctagcagtacggcacacgccacccacacgagtcccatccgacaccaattttcttggagtttgtgctacagccatctcttctccctcctgttttctcagccatcgcacgatgggcggggtgggggtttgccgatagtcggtttgctcaactgcggtcccacttgtaagtgaaaatgcaacacagacGCATTTCCCCTTGAGCAGCGTGCCgaaccaaccgtgtgggggtgcgacgcgaacacgacaGGCTTTTCCATTTGAaattgtaacttgtaaaatttggttctgctccatgccgcgaccgatagatagaaataacgattttccctagagtaatgagaagtttggttctggcgcggttcatgcatggagtacgtatgaaaattatgaagttgatgcgaaaggtaagataattactagtagtaccatatactactacatggatttgacagaaagataaagatacatacggatccatcaacgacatcctcacgccctagtgcaccgggccACCAACCGAcctgtgaggagcagcggcgttggcggcaagctcaacgcgcttctgaacaatgtcgtccaaggttgccctgcggtccaagaaggccagcgtcctatcgtcctcctcttgcatgtagtaatccttgtggacgatttgcgcatggacgtgggtgattatgtcgatggtgttttgctgcgccaggcgctgcgcggcgagcgtgacctcgaggtggacattctccggcgcgacggggggcagtcgcagggccaccagtgcgtcgaaaaggttgtcaccatagaggccgttgagggtggcaggcatcgcagagcctgggcgtgtgggctggaggcgtacgtcaaggtcgtccgcgagcttcttgatgacggtgaacttgtcgaggaagccgacgaggacctcgtcgaacaaggagacgaagctgtcgtccaagcggcccctcaccctggcggcctcaagcactacctggagacattcctcggtgccgggccacaggccggcgtcgtggaccatctggcacagccagctgatgctcgcgctcatcgcctccatgggtctagcttctagtcaactgatcttgcgattggagtgatcactcttgcccttgggtgcgtaggtgcgtaggatttcgtagattggactggcgggagcctttatatgagaagtgcagactgcgttaaATTCACGTGCATGTTGGCCATATACTCCTCgtccctctactgcacctgcctttggctgtatgacggGTTGGCCATccacccgttgggcccacgtgtcatacacccaaaggcaggtgcagtaagtcaatgaagttgcgtgCCCCACCGtgccggtgcagtatagtcatctcaccggacctctagttggggccaaacgagagaactttgatgtttactggtttattggtcccctttgcattttgcgccaagttttgacctttgatttaactaataaaatgttaatgcatgtaacaaAAAATattgtgtaagtcaccttacgaaaaccaaataatcccaaaacacttaggcacgatacattaactccctcctcgtttcttatttcgtgacatatcaaccaatgagagatgtgggccgtgcatgctttcaatgacttgagactaccaaacatcacatgcggtggttagttcattgcatgtaatcctattaagtagcaaaaagacattaagttatctcgccgataggaataaaacaatacaccatgtatttatttacagagggagtagtacattttttgtgacatgcattactagatattgctagtcaaatactaaatccagatggacgtggtagtactactaaatccagacggtggtgctggtactagtagtagtactaccaatgtagtagcactgtactacccgttggtcaaattattacgtgctgctcctcacagtgaagtgacaagaccctacgccggagatgacacctgagtataggcgccgtgttcggcataccatagtcagcctcaccgtctgcagtcactatcatcatggttGTAGACCTAGCCTACTTACAACcatgttcgacataatttcccgtgcgtagatgccgtgcattgcacggaacaccaagattggggggtggatggtgccggcagcggccatcgcgccagatttttccatggccttctagatgtggtggggaggagataaggctgattttgagagacaaggagttgtttgtaaatagggaacaagtgtgggcatctttttgcaaaattggagaagtttggtttgtatgcgtcagatctagatccgacggctattggtgaaagatggcaggcacaacatcatcaccaactcagggcCTGTTTGATTCACAGGactttgaaaacgcaggaataggacacgacaatattacaagtttcaaactgatattacaaatgttaggagtaatgctgcacctatgaagagggaattactaggaagtttacgtaagaactttcgttactttaggtggatgcagcattatcgcacaaactaaaatccaccgccctgacaagtcactaatgggcaaataagttttcgagtctctggccacttgatggttcaaaaacaaattcagcttctgcggagactttgtcatttaggcttagacgcttgcggtgatcagcatgCCATTCATtattgcgccagagaacgccaaacctcattaccttgagcacacttgcctccagaacaaagaacctggccaatttaatctcagatgtgttgcctcggtagtcgaccaaatcaatttctgtaagatggagatcaaggcattcgatgagattgttatagtgcagcacatttttcactttcagGTCTTtctttatctgcaaaagaagagaacatattagagcagctggctgtataagattgtcgtgtcatcaagaggtaccaatatcattcgctcatacgtagggttggctggctagtgatattttttcactcactctctctctctctctttctctttcctctcatttacctaggagtacgtgaagagcttgggcatttgtttcttccactatgtggccgatgccatatttcacaaaagtat is drawn from Aegilops tauschii subsp. strangulata cultivar AL8/78 chromosome 1, Aet v6.0, whole genome shotgun sequence and contains these coding sequences:
- the LOC109736491 gene encoding FBD-associated F-box protein At1g60410-like; this encodes MESPPPKRNAGHVGEDGISALPDHLLLDILERLHLHEAVRAGALSTRWRHLPSHLSLVHLDAGHFRGATSLQVMDAFTGAARALLTRVPPAEGVCESGALKVLVLSFYTSSPHLTSLALAVGSGTSA